The nucleotide sequence GGCAGTGTAGACTCGCTGATTTGCAAATCAAATGTATCTTGACTGAATTGTGGCGAATGGTCATTAATATCCTCTATCTCCACagttatgtgaaaaaaatttagtGGATTTTCAGCAACTGTTTCAAAATCGAGGACACACACAGGCTTTTTCCCGCAAAGCTGCTCTCGGTCtattctttctttgatcactAGTTCCCCAGTCTCTGTGCTCACAGCAAAGTATTCCCTATCTCCACTAACCCGCAGTTTCCGAGACTGCAAATCACGGATCTCCAGACCTAGATGTTTAGCGAGATTCCCAACTACAGACCCTTTCACCATTTCTTCTGGAATAGAATAGCGGATTGGCTCTGGAAGTGCCAGGCGGaacaaagacaagaagaaagaaaacagtacCTGCGATCTCAGTGCTCTCCCCCTCAGGTTAGagttttttcccattcttcttacTCTATCCAGCTTTCTGTCCAACGCAGAGAAGTCTGGTTTAGCGTTTCCAATCGTCAGTGGAATCCTAAAAGTTTTCTGAGATTAAGGTGAGTACTCCTACTTTGAGTGGTGACGAATCGGGGTATTTTGGGGCTGTGTATAGCGAGCCCCAGGAAGCGAATGCTGGCTCTTCCCTAGGATGTAATTCGGGTGACTGAGGAGAGAATCGCCCAGCAGGAAGTTCCAATAAGTGGATCCGGCTTTCAGCTCTGCCTCTGCGCTGGACAACAGCGGCACTCCGAGTCTTTATTGGAAACTGCAGCCTTTGCCGCATCAGCATATccactaaaaattattttaagcttCTGCCCATTAAAGCAATTCAGTGTTTTGGAATGTAGAAGCCCATAATttcgtgtatatatatatatatatatattcgtatatatacataaactctTTAAAGAACTTCAGAAGATCCGTAAGTGTTTCCCCCCGGTTAAGGAGTCTCTGATTCCAGTTACAATACATTCATTCCGtagatttttgttcttgtttcaaGGGCGTTTCTTCAGCATGAGCcaccattttaattttaattccacACAGAAGTAATGCACACTTTCTGTAGCGCACCGCCACTGACGAAATCTGTGTTAACCGTGTTAAATTGAAAACCAGAGCATAGAttggtgagttcaaatcttgtctcaagaACTAAACAACTGTGATTGAGCAGAAGCCTCTCCGAATCTGTTTCTTCAAAGGAAGATAATAATGCACTTACCTCACAAAATTGAGAGACTCAAAGTAAAAGCATTCTAGCGCCCCTATCGTATTTATAGTTACCACCTCTGTTTTCCATATTTCGCTGTCTACACATTTTGTTCCCAACCAATTAAGAAAATTACTCCCCTCATGAAGCAGGAAGTAATGTTTGAAAGCACAAATTCTAATATTTCCTAATACTTAAATCAACCCTACAGTGTTTGACCACGGGAAGGCACTTAAATCTTCCAAGTTCCTAGGAAATTTTAGGCACGATGATGTGAACTCACTAAACAAGAATTTAGTAAGCTCCTATTTTTGCCACTGCATAGTGATGTGGACGTTGTACAGAATCAAGATCATTGAAAGTTTATTTCGACTATTTTTACACTCCAGGGAAAGTTATCAGCCTGACTAGTCTGAATTGGGTTAAAAAGAATAGAGGTAATTTGATTGATAAGTTGCCTCCTGCTCCTTGAATATCTTAATTctgtttcttaaaaattttatggAGTTCTTTGGGATTGGGAGTAGAACAGTAGAATATTTTCCTCCTAAGTTTatcttttatacttttctctcagTTTGTCAGGAATTTCCTAAACCAGGAAAGCTgtcataacatttccccacaagTGATACTATCCTCAGCTAATAGAGGTGGTTtgcaattttacatttttttgtaaattttacattttacagtgaaagaaaatggggaaactCAGTTATTTTTACATGCAAATTATTAGAAGACCCACAATGGCATTCTTTTGAAGATCATAGGGATAGTTATTTAAAAGCAAATATCTAATGTGGCAGTTATTGAATTCCATGCAAATACTGTATGAATACACTATTAAATGGTTTCAGGGTTtgattcttattttcatttatttgaagTTATTTGACTAATTCAGCAAAATTCATCCTATTGTTTGGGaaacatgtacatatacaatGAATTTTCTTGTTCAGACTCTAtccctatctatatctatatagagatatatttatCTCTATGCCCCATTTTTCTGAATGGTTTACTCAGATGCTTCTAACTTTCATGCAATTGTAATTCTACTCAGAACAAAAGCTAAACAAGGCATCTCTAATTCCTCATTTAAGAAATAGGTTGTAAAAATCAAGTGACCTTGTACAACATAGGCAGTTTGACATATTCTTGCATGAATTAGTAATTATGTAGACCTATGGACACATTTAATCACTCATTCACTCACAAAGATTGtacattatgaccaggtgggatttatattagaaatgcaggaatggtttgatattaggagaactataaaaataattgatcacatcaataacaaaaacaacaaaaatcatattattcTGCCAAAAGATGcaggaaaagcttttgataaagaaGAGcactcattcttttaaaaatcattagaaagcaaaggaataaatggagcttttccTAAAATGATTAATAGcacctatctaaaaccaagagtaaGAATTTTTTGTAATGGAAAGAAATTAGAAGTCCTCAATAGCtcagaggtgaagcaaggatttccattatcacctttattattcaatattatactagaaatgttaattaaagcaataagacaagaaaaagaaattgaaggaaagagaataggtaaataaacaaaactattactctttgcagatgatatgatctaTACTTCGAGAActatagaaaataaactaaaaagtaGTTGAAAAAATTAACCATAACAacgttacaggatataaaataaatccacataaattacCAGCACTTCTCTATATTACCAACAAACtaagcaggaagagatagaaagatgaattctatttaaaaataactgcAGGCATTATAAAGCacttgggagtctacctaccAACACAAACTCAGgtactatatgaacacaattacaaagaattttttatacaaataaatacaggtctaaacaactagaaaaataataactgttCACAGGTAGGCTTGTAGCTAAtacaataaaagtgacaattctatctaaaataatttgtttattcagtgccataccaaattactaaagaattattttatagagctagaaaaataataacaaaacctaccttgaagaacaaaaagccaaatatgtcaagagaatgaaaaaaaaattaagaaaggcagtctaacagtaccagatttaaaactacattatgaagtgatgatcataaaaaaaactggtactggataagaaataggattgttgatcagtggaatagattacaTATACAATATGCAAAAGTAAATGGACATTGTAATCTAgagtttaataaacccaaagatccaagatcTTGGGGTGAGAATTCATTCttcaacaaaaactactgggaaaccTGGAAAGtgatctggcagaaattaggtgcAGCTGGACCTCTCACACCATATAACAAGATATGATCAAAATGGTTGTATGATTCAGACATAAAAGatgatataaacaaattaggtgagcaTGGAAAGaaattatctgtcagatctaAGGACAGAGGAATATTTTATGACCACACGAGATAGAGAAGATCGCAGGAAgcaaaatggataactttgattttattaaattaagaagtttttgtgcaaacaaaaccaatgcacccAACATTAGAAGGTTAGCAGGAAATAGggcaaaaaacttttttttggcagcaagtttctctgataaaggtttaatttctcaaatatatagggaactgaatcaattttacaaaaataagtTCCATTcccattgataaatggttaagggATATGAACACAAacttttcagaagaaattaaagctatcaatagctatataaaatgctttagatcactaataattagagaattgcaaattaaaacagctctgggATATCACCTtacactcatcagattggctaatgacagaaaaggaaaatgataaatgctagaggggTTGTAGGACAATAGgtatactaatgcattgttggtaaaatttaatctaatcatctggagaacaatttggaactatgcccaaagtgctataaaactttacataccctttgatccagcaataacactacttggtctgtatcccaaagatattaaaaaaggggaaagcacctataactacaaaaatatttatagcagctcttttgtagtggcaaagaattggacattgaaggGATGCACATCtcttgaggaatggctaaacaagctgtggaATATGACTgcgatggaacactattgtgctgtaagaaatgacaaggaggatAGTTTGAGAAAAAACGAGAAAAtgtattaactgatgcaaagcaaagtgagcaaaaccaggataTCActgtaaacagtaacagcaatattgtaatgattatCAATTGTTACTttgtgacaacatttgtacaacccagtggaactgcttgtcagcttttggagagggaaggaagaagggaggtaaagaaaatgaatcatgtaaacatggaaaaatatttaaaagtaaataaagcaaaaaatttgaccaatacaatgatcaatgacaattccaaaggaatcatgatgaaaagtACTATCCGCCTCTGAAGAGAGAACTAATAAACTCTGCCTGAAAATAATCTCTTTCACTtgctttatttttcccaatttttggaTGGGACGAAaccatggctaatgtggaaatatattttgtatgacatTACATGGATAAGGGGTAccatatttcttgtcttctcaatgagggAGAGAGGGCCTAGAGTAAGGGAGGGGACTTGGaacttgaaataaaaatgaatatcaaaaatCACTCATTTGTGAATGAAACATGTTTATGTTAATGAATAATTCAAGAAATATgcaaagacatataaactgatgcaaagtgaggtaaTCAGAAAcaggaatataatatatataatgactaCTACAAACCAGATGgaaaccacaaaataaaagaTGGTTAAATGCCATGTAAGTATAATGACCAAATTTGGCCCTAgagaagaattcagaaaatgCAACTACCTCCCTTCTTAAAAGAGACTATACATATGGGATGTtacataaaagctttttttaaatggTTGATAAACTTGCTGGTTttgttcaaaaacaaaaacaaaaacaaaaacaaaccaggTTTTTTTTGGCCTGTGATGATTTGCTAGGGAAGGATGGTGGGGTAAGGAATATATTCATAAACAAATGTGATGTTaaacaaaagatgtcaataaaaatgaaaataaaataaaatttaaaatagtggAAGTATAggataaataatatggaaaaatctcATCCCCAAAGCAAATAAAACCATAAAGGATGACATCCTACAAAGTTCATATTCTAAACAGTAAATCAAACcaaattcaacattttaaaaacatcttttaaatgaaaactttaaCAACCTATATCTAAAAAAACCCAAGCTCAAACCTCAGGAATACAAAATATTTCCCTTCAGAGCCAAGTTTAGGAAAGAATTAACTCACTTGAAGAAAAGTAGATTCATCTTTGCATTCTTGCAACTGTTTGGTTGTTAAAGATTCTTTTTTATCACAGCTCTGAATATTAAGGAGAGTTTCTGCATAGTTGGGTTGGGGAAAGATCAACTGACTCTTTGGAGAATCTGTGCTGAGGGAAATTTGGTGGGAATGCGTCTGAAGAAAAGCTTGAACTCCTTCGATGCCCGCAAACTGAATGTCGGGAACAGCTCCAACACAGTCATTAGTTGATTCCAACAACTGTGATGTCCTACATTGGCACAGTCTGAGGGTCAGTAAGATGATtatgaaaatgaagaacaagCAGGATACAGTAGCTACAGCAATGACTAGGTAAAATGTGAGGCTAGAGTCATCtgaagacttagcagcttctaggttgctaaggtcagaGAATATCTCTGGGATGCTGTCAGCCACTGCTACTGTGATACTGACTGTGGTAGATAGAGAAGGTTCTCCATTGTCTGTAACTGCAACCAATAGCTTCTGCTTAAGGGTATCTTTGTCTATGAAGGCCCGTAAAGTCCTGATCTCTCCAGTGTGCAGTCCCACAGAAAAGAGCCCAGGTTCAGTGACTTTGATAAGTCTATAAGATAGCCAAGAGTTCTGTCCCGAGTCTCTATCCACTGCCACTACCTTGGTTACCAAATAGCCTGGTTCTGCAGAGCGAGGGGCCAACTCAACTCCAGTAGAGCCATCTGTGGGAAAAGTGGGGTACAGGATTTCGGGGGCATTGTCATTCTGGTCCAAGATGAACAGAGTCAAAGAAACCTTGTGCCTAAGAGAAGGGTCTCCGGAGTCTTGAGCTATTACTTGGAGTTGCAGATCTCGAAACTGTTCATAATCGAAGGATTGAAGAGCATAAAGGACTCCAGTCTCCGAGTTGATGGAGACATAGTTCCTGTGAACATCACCCTCAATGGAGTAAGTGATACGGGAATTTTCTTCGCTGTCTGGGTCATGGGCTGTCATGGAATAGATAGATGAACCTCTGAGGTTGTTCTCTGGAATGTAGGCAGAATACGATGTTTGACTAAAGCTGGGAGGGTTGTCATTAATGTCTGTGACTCTCAGAGAAAGTTGAGTAACTGTAATAAGAGGCGGAGTACCCTGATCAGAGGCTGTAACAGTGATGTTGTATTCAGAGATCTGCTCCCTGTCCAGAACTCCTTCTGTCACCAAACGTTGATAATTATTAAGAGACCTTTGGAGTTTGAAAGGCAGATTAGCCGGGATCGAACAAATGACGTGTCCATTTTCCCCAGAATCTCGATCATGCAAATTGAAAAGGGCAACGATTGTTCCAGGTGGAGAGTTTTCAGGGACTGAGTTGGTGAAATAAGTGATTGTCACTTCTGGGGCATTATCATTCACATCCATGACTTTAACAGCCACTTTGGCGCTCCCAAAGAGCCCTGGTCCATCATTAGCTTGAATTTCTAATTCATAAAGCTTGGCTTTCTCATAATCCAATGACTGCTTAGTTAGTATTTCCCCTTTATGGGACTCTAAGTAAAAAATATCTGAAACTGGTCTTTTAAGATTCTGGAATGAATATGTCACTTCTCCGTTGATTCCTTCATCTTCATCCGTAGCGTTCACCTTGAGTAGCATAGTTCCGACAGGTACATTCTCTGGTACACTCACGTGATAAACAGACTGAGTAAACACTGGAGCATTGTCATTTGAATCCAAGACAATTACTCGGATGCGGGAGGTGCCAGAAAGGGCTGGATTTCCCCCATCTAAGGCCGTGAGGATGAGGTGGTAAACAGGCTCCACTTCTCGATCTAGGGCCTGCTCCAGCACGAGTCTCGGATACTTGGCCCCGTCGTCTCCAGTTCGCACAAGTAGGGAGAAGTGATCACTTGGATTCAATTGGTAATTCTGGAGGGAGTTCACTCCCACATCTGGATCCCATGCACTGGGAAGCCCAAATTGCGTTCCCTGCGCtgcattttcattgatttttaagtCTAATTCTTGTGCCTGGAAACCAGGGGTGTTGtcattaatatcttttatttccaCTTCTATGGAATACAGATCCATTCTGTCCTCAAACAGAAGCTCAAAGCCTATCAAACATTGTAAGCTCTGGGCGCAGAGCTCTTCCCTGTCTATTCTGTCTGCTGTCACTAAGCTGCCGCTTCTGACATCCAATACAAAAGGTTGAGTCCTACCTCCCGACAAGATCCGCGCTCCTCTTTCCGACAATTCCCGCGGTTCCAGACCGAGGTCCTTGGCGATAGCGCCCACAAAGGAGCCCTTCTCCATCTCCTCGGGTACCGAGTAGAGGATCTGCCTGGCTCCGGTCTCCCAAAACACCccgaggagaaagaaaaaaaaaacgacTTGCCGTCTGAGGTCGCCGAGCCTCTGATCAGCAGCCATTGTTGTAGCACTGCAGAATTGTTTCGTGTATTCTTTCTAGAGTACTATTTCCAGAGTAGCGATGGTTTCCTCATAGTTGGGGCAATCAGCATTTACTAGTGATTTCTGAGTTCAAAGGACTGGTAGTGGTGGCGGGGGAGCTGAATTTCCGGGCAACACTCTGCTCCTATATGTCTGATTTGCCGGTGTTTTGAGAGTTGGAGGCGGGGATGGTCTCGCAGGATCTCTGAATGTATTTCTTTCCTTGATTGGTGAACAGCGGCGCCCAGAGTCTCAAACGATTACCGCACCGGCAGATAAAGAAAATTGTTTAAAATCTTCGTTCTTTAAcaatccctttatttcttttaaacataatttaaaaatatatttattatctcgTATCTGAAATTCAGTGAAGATACAAATCATTTTTTGAGTGTCTGTAGCTACTGACTGAGCTTTCTTTTGGTTAAACAAGCTTTGTTTGACAGTGAGCTGTTTAACACTTCTTATTTATGACTTAGGTGACGGCAAGATGTGATAGCATATTTATCAGATTTTTCAGGTGACTTGAAGCTGGAGAAATACCTAATCCACTTTAGAACAGAATAAGGATCCCCAAAGACCTTTATAAAACTAAAGCATTGGGCTTAATCTAGGAAGATAGAAATCAATAAGGTCAAGTGCAAAGTCCTACACGTGATTCAATAATTCAACATCACAGGTGCAAGATGGCTGAGGGAATGATTGAAAAAGATCTAGGTATGCTGCAAGCCCAATGTGCGTTAGCTGTGCATGATGCAACAAGCCAAAACAACCAATGCAATTTTGCACTCCATAAGAGAAATATAACTTCAGGCAATAAGAAGATGATAATTCTTTTGTGCTATTCAGTGCTCAGACCCCATCTGGAATGCTGTCTTCAGTTCTCGGTGTCAtaatttaggaaggatattgacaaaTTTCAGAGTATTCAGAAGAGAGTAATGGGGATGAAGAAAGGTTCATAGTCTCAGCTCAGTTGAAATAATTGGAGATATGTAGCCCAGAGAAGAAATAACTCCAGAGAGTATCAAAGATATACTCAAGTAGTTAAAAAACTGTACTATGGAAGAGATATTAGATTGGTTCTATTTGACCCTAGGTGACAGAAGCcagagcaatgggtagaagttgcaaagaaccAAAATTTAGACATGATTCTAGGAGAAACTTCCTAACCATTAAAGCCATCCTGATGTGGTGTGGGTTACCTTTGGATACAGTGTATTTCTTCCTCGCTGGAGATTTGAAACACTGACTGGATGACCAACAGTGAAATATGTTGTAGTTGGGAattctttttttgaatatttgttgGATTTGTTGGCTGTTGGAATtgtttccaactctaaaattccctGGCCTGtggttatttctatttttttgcctgggggctttcattttcttatttttcattaggAGACTCCATAGAACCATTCAAGAAATTCCCAATGCAAATCAATCTTCCCATATTCTCTTGAAAAAGGAATTAAGTGGCATAGAAACAGTAACATCTCTTCAGGGAGTagatgtttatttgtttgttttcctgagGTTTTCATATTACTCTCTGCCCTTATTTGAGAAAAGCTTGGTCATCATGTTTGCTGTTTAATAAAGATCCAGAAATTGGGGAAGGTCTGGATTTGATCCCCCAATGACCATGTGATTTGAGTCCTATTATGATTTCCTTTATACAGTTAAGGAAAGTGATGTagaaaacagttaagtgacttgcccatgcccacaactattaagtgtctgaggtcatatttgaactcaggtatttctaATTCTaggactagcactctatccatctaGCCAGCAGTTGCCACAGTATTTTATTGTGTCAATTGAACTGATACATTTGTATATcttatgtgaatatatatgccTTCTTTATCTCGAATCATAAATACACCTACAGttctttaaaatactattttatttgtttactcTGTCTATTCTCATGCCCACTTCCCCATCTTAGAAACTGAAACTGTTATAATAGTCTTTCTGCTTCCAAAATTcagatatttttcaaaagaagaaacagacCCTGGAAATTTCTTTTAAGCCTTAGTAATAGTGACAAAGCTATTCACAAGAAACAGTTTTTGTAATTAGGAGAATTAATAGCTCCATTATTCTTGATAAACGAGAGAATATAAAAAATGTGACATCTACACAATAGACTAGAATGAATCTGTGAGCTATGGATTTCTACACTATGTTAACATAGTCAAAAGACCTGAGAAAATTAGATTTGCTGCTCATATTTCCCAAATATTCAGACTTCTTTATCCTTGTTAGGCACAAACCCAGCATTTCCAACAGTATCTATTCAAAGGGACTTTTTTTGGACCAGAACATGAATAATCACAATACTATTTCCTTATATTGTCTAGAGAATATTTGATCAGGAATTCATTGGGGGAGGGAATGTTGCTATTCCAAGTTGATATacataataatttaaaacatttaataagttaAGCAATAAACCCAAGCCAACATCCCTGACAAAATTCAAAGTAGAAACCTTGATTGGAAAGGGTTATTTCCCCATCTTGTTTGATTTTCAAGTAGTACATATGCCTGAATAGGGAAAATCCTAGGATATGAAGAGAATACTCTGGTTTCTGAAaatcatttgttattttgttgcaAAGAACACATATGAGCCAACATTTCAAAGACTGGTGATTTTCTGCACATAAGTGTTCCTCGTACCCTGGAAGTTAGAAACTTTGTACTTAGAAGTGGAGAGTTGGTGtggtaaaaagaaatatttatgcaAAAGTAGAATCTGAGATAACGCTCTCTGAATTTAACAAGGAACATTTTCTGATAGTACAAATTATCTGACCATACTTGACCATACTTGAAGTTTTCTGGTTGCCACAAGTTATGAAAGACTGTGTTCCTGGAGCATAGCCTTCACAAACCTAATAGCTTTAATGGAGGTGCCAGAATATGCTACATTGTAAGTGGGAGTTGCTAGgtcatacaattttttttattttcagagcaGGAGGGATTACACTATTCTAATGTTTAAAACTAGATAATTAAAGTGAAAtattaacattaaaataaaagtgaatgaaGAAACTCACGTGAGAAGAGATAACCAAGTCAGAGATGACCTTTTTGTTTTCATCGCTGGTACTTAAGACCAAGGAGGGATCATTAAAGAGTAAATCTTGCAGGGGAGGCACTTCCCCAGTCAgtttaagaaaattatattccatttttcCCACTTCTGAAGCTGCACACAAATTGTAAGAATATGGTAAAGTCCCCTCACTGTAGTTTGTGGGGACATTGGAGCCCGACTTAGAACAAAGATCCACTAGAAAACAGCTCAGTATTGGAGGATTTGATGACCTTCTTAACCGAAGGGCAATGGCTAGAGTAATGGTGATGAGGAACAGCACGGAGATGAGAGCCAAAGCTACAACTAAGTAAAATTGTAACTCAGATTGAGATTCTGGGGCAGATGGAAGATCCTCCTCCATCTCCGGCAGTGCCTCTTGTAGGCTGTCAGCAAAGACCAGATGTAGAACCACCGTGGCTGACAGAGGGGGCTGGCCTCCGTCCTGCACAGACACCAGAAGACGGTGCCGGGAAACGTCTCTTTCAGCTAAAGCCCTTGCAGTCTTGACCTCACCCGTGCGAAGCCCTAGGCTGAAGAGTCCCTGATCTGTGGCCTGCAGCACGCGATAGGCCAGCCAGGCATTGTGCCCAGAGTCAGCGTCTACAGCGACTACCTTGGTGACCAGATAGCCTGGATTAGCTGATCGAGGGACCATGTCGAAGAGGGCAGATCTGTCTGGCCCCAGAGCAGGGTAGAGGATATTTGGAGCATTGTCATTGCTGTCTATGATGAACACTTGCATTGTGACATTGGCATTGAGAGAGGGAGAGCCGGCATCCTGGGCCTGTACAGTCAACTCGAAGGTGCGGACCTGCTCATAGTCGAAAGAGCGTTGAGCAAAGATGTGCCCAGTATGACTATTGACAGAAACATAGGAAGAAAGCTGCAGTGGTTCCAGGTCGCTGCTGCTGATAGAATAGGACACTCTGCCGTTcccctccaggtccaagtcagtGGCTGAGACACAGGCGATAGAGGTTCCGGAGGGGTTGTTCTCGGGGACATAAACTACATAGGAAGATTGGAGGAAAACTGGGTGATTGTCATTGACATCTGTAATGTGCAGGGTGAGAATTTTGCTAGTGGTCAAAGGTGGATTTCCCTTGTCTGTGGCCATTATAGTAATGTTATACTCCGAGATCTCTTCACGGTCCAAGACACCATCTGTAACTAATTTATACAAGTTGTTGGTggaagaagatattttaaaagggaCATTAT is from Gracilinanus agilis isolate LMUSP501 chromosome 2, AgileGrace, whole genome shotgun sequence and encodes:
- the LOC123235632 gene encoding protocadherin gamma-A5-like, translated to MAADQRLGDLRRQVVFFFFLLGVFWETGARQILYSVPEEMEKGSFVGAIAKDLGLEPRELSERGARILSGGRTQPFVLDVRSGSLVTADRIDREELCAQSLQCLIGFELLFEDRMDLYSIEVEIKDINDNTPGFQAQELDLKINENAAQGTQFGLPSAWDPDVGVNSLQNYQLNPSDHFSLLVRTGDDGAKYPRLVLEQALDREVEPVYHLILTALDGGNPALSGTSRIRVIVLDSNDNAPVFTQSVYHVSVPENVPVGTMLLKVNATDEDEGINGEVTYSFQNLKRPVSDIFYLESHKGEILTKQSLDYEKAKLYELEIQANDGPGLFGSAKVAVKVMDVNDNAPEVTITYFTNSVPENSPPGTIVALFNLHDRDSGENGHVICSIPANLPFKLQRSLNNYQRLVTEGVLDREQISEYNITVTASDQGTPPLITVTQLSLRVTDINDNPPSFSQTSYSAYIPENNLRGSSIYSMTAHDPDSEENSRITYSIEGDVHRNYVSINSETGVLYALQSFDYEQFRDLQLQVIAQDSGDPSLRHKVSLTLFILDQNDNAPEILYPTFPTDGSTGVELAPRSAEPGYLVTKVVAVDRDSGQNSWLSYRLIKVTEPGLFSVGLHTGEIRTLRAFIDKDTLKQKLLVAVTDNGEPSLSTTVSITVAVADSIPEIFSDLSNLEAAKSSDDSSLTFYLVIAVATVSCLFFIFIIILLTLRLCQCRTSQLLESTNDCVGAVPDIQFAGIEGVQAFLQTHSHQISLSTDSPKSQLIFPQPNYAETLLNIQSCDKKESLTTKQLQECKDESTFLQVS
- the LOC123233839 gene encoding protocadherin gamma-B1-like, with product MEMITEQRSQTLFLFLGFLFCRVLSEHISYSIPEEMAKGSMVGNIAKDLGLEIGDLPTRKLRVSAEREYFSVSDESGNLLVSDRVDREEICGRKLVCALEFEMVAENPLNFYSITVEIEDINDNPPRFSRSIIDLEISEIALPGVTFTLESPQDPDVGVNSLQQYFLSPDPHFLLLPKENPDGSKYAELVLEKPLDREKKSSYSLILTAVDSGIPVRSGTVEIRINVTDANDNWPVFSQEIYRVSLQESLPPGSSVLQVTATDQDEGNNAEITYSLGTVETLKHLFKLDSRSGELTTKGILDFEKGESYTLGVEAKDGGGHTAYSKIQIEILDENDNAPEVTFASVSNHIPENSLPGTVVALIKTVDQDSGINGEIFCRVRDNVPFKISSSTNNLYKLVTDGVLDREEISEYNITIMATDKGNPPLTTSKILTLHITDVNDNHPVFLQSSYVVYVPENNPSGTSIACVSATDLDLEGNGRVSYSISSSDLEPLQLSSYVSVNSHTGHIFAQRSFDYEQVRTFELTVQAQDAGSPSLNANVTMQVFIIDSNDNAPNILYPALGPDRSALFDMVPRSANPGYLVTKVVAVDADSGHNAWLAYRVLQATDQGLFSLGLRTGEVKTARALAERDVSRHRLLVSVQDGGQPPLSATVVLHLVFADSLQEALPEMEEDLPSAPESQSELQFYLVVALALISVLFLITITLAIALRLRRSSNPPILSCFLVDLCSKSGSNVPTNYSEGTLPYSYNLCAASEVGKMEYNFLKLTGEVPPLQDLLFNDPSLVLSTSDENKKVISDLVISSHVSFFIHFYFNVNISL